A window of Gossypium raimondii isolate GPD5lz chromosome 7, ASM2569854v1, whole genome shotgun sequence genomic DNA:
aagttcggtaaaccatatatttatttgaattcttatgctaaccaaattcatgtcttCATTATacatacaacaaccttgtacataatgtgttggaaatttgattaccgaattaaattaattctataattaatttaattcaagtgaccccaaaaacaataccaactatggtctattccgttcatttcaactatagggtgtgacctcaGAGGTTCTCGTAACGTTAGCAAGATAACACTAGAATGATTCTAATgctacaaacaatgagtggcatctagcaatgcatcattgctacctaagtcacaagagatcatgattcgacataaccttttttatgattaacctttatgcaataatccttaagtcctttatctcggattggacacaagtcatggaatagtcacacttgcattgtccattccatgttccttgatatcttaagcggattacgatatacaaataagtatgacatctaatatcaacttatttgagcatggccatgcatttctagtctcacttaatcaagtggcctaagatattactcctattatgtaggagggacttatcctatatcgaccaaccatatccctctacatagattgtggtatatccaacatcgtctttatagaacaaccgccATTGTACGcttgactatatcaaaatatacaactcacgatgttgggattatgatgatctcaagtccgaggatcatataaatattaatcattatgagtaatgtcgtgacaattacataataatccaagaaacatactcataacgggtcacccaatatgttgttctctaacacacatattcatgtaatgattcgacattccatatcaatgacaactctttatcatcaatcaactacatgttagtcttaatgcattatcgttgtcctatccaacaataatacttgactaaggaacttttaagaataatcatattattctcaggacattattataaaacagtttatttatatacacagaaaagaaactgaaataataatggtaacgccttatattaataaacatgataaatcaagtatgttattacaaccatctcatgattgatctttgggcatactctaacagttTTATCGTGATCTGCCAATCCAATTTGCAATATAGTTTCCTACCGGAGGCTACACAAACATATCTCCTCATCTGCATCACcacatatcatatcatatcatatcatatcagaAGCAAATGGTAGTGGCTTAAGCATGAAGAATGACGCTTACTTTATCTTACAGACAGGTTGCACTCATATTGAAGACTTTGGATAACCATTACCCACACAACATCTTTCATCCATTACAAAGGAGGATTGCTTACCTTACacgaattataaaataaaaaaaaattacagcaCATGGAAGTAAGAAAGAACTCACCAAAAACTCTAGCACAATCTACAAAGCAGGTCACTTGTCTCTATCGCTTGGACCTTCATtagcttcttgagctaaaatgaagataattaaacatatcatatcatcaatctatcaatttgatcatgcATGCAAGAACCAACAACACTTAGTCTAGAATCAGGAAGTTTCCTTCTTCTCACACTATACTAAGATCTATACATGCAGAACGAGAAACACGTAAATAACTTTGAGAGTAACCTAAGGTTCATCAGTAATTACCAGTGAGCTGGTACTAACGTATAAGTTAGCTGAATATTGTGAACCTTCACTCTAAAGAGGTTTTCTGAACTTAGGTTTTCAAAGAGTttcatagaaaatcaaggaagaaAAAAACGTAAAGGTGTTCAGAAAGACCACCGCTAGCCTTATTTACTTAAACACGGAAAGGTGTTCAGAAAGACCACCGCTAGCCTTATTTACTTAAACACGGAGACAAAGATTAGTGAAAAAGTCAAATAATTCCACTAACACTATTGATTCTCGTGATTAAGTGCACTTAACATAACTTAAGTCTTATCATCTATAGTAGTTTAGTTCTGTTCTAACTAAATCTCAACTTAATTATCCAAaccataattttgaaataataaacaaatctaaACAACTACAAACTTAACGAGTTCACCCAAGACATCTGAGTTAGGAGGATACTCAATAAAAGAGCCTGTCAAACCACATAACTCGCCAAACCTAAGAGTTCTCCAAATGGCGTATATACGGAATACTATACTTGGCTAAAATAAACACTTTACTTACTCCtttatccttattttaccaACTACAAGCCAAACAGTAACCAATTATGAAGACTCCGTCAGGCGGTCTGTTACAATACATCTGATtgattaaaatacaaaatttaaccaatataATGTATAGCGAATGAAGAAATTGACAAAGGCCATGCCAATCCAACAAGAACTGGATAAAACTAGTACCTCAACTTTTGCTAATAGTGCCAAGGCCTTATTGGCAGtactatagttttttttttttataaaattttaatccatataaaaaattacctatgatatttaaaagttatttattttatatttcataaggAGAACTTGATATATTGTCTGCactattaatatcatataaacTTGTTCAAGAGTTGGTCACTCAAGTTTAAAGTGCTTCCTAATATTTGAAgctttggacaaaaatattagaCTCAAAAAATGGACACAAGAGAATAAgacccatttaaaatatgggttaaaCTTAGGCTTCAATATTCAATGCCCGAGATCGGCCTGAATCTGACTCGTTTTCAATATtgtaatatattgttttattttattttatttttacatactATATCATTTGTATCGCGtaaaaattaaacctataatattgtaatataaacattaaagaaTGCCTTAGGGTGTCTATGTTTGtaatcttaataaaatacatattaaatattaatttaatatagtataaattattttttttaaaaaatgagcttaaaacaaataagattaattatttacaaatataaacgaatttaaacaaacattaattatattaatatcataccAACATTCAACCCAAATGGGCACAATTCGACCAAGGTTAGAGGAGTATGATGACTCCAAATCCAGCCCGACACCAGTATAAACACCtcttatataataattaaacttgatattttaataatcaaattgttTAGCGAAGATGAAAGAGATTTGTATAGCAAAAAGAAATTGTCCAAAACGGAATCTAGCTCATAAGACCCTTGAAAATCATTTAATAGTAACAAAtttgttgtaattttaaatatatattaacacaACTTCAGCCTTGGGGTTTATATCCGACAAAGGCAAGGAAAGGTGAATATGGATGTTCTGAAAATACCTATACAATAGAACAATTATAACAGGTTTCATttaattaccataaaaattttgacTAATACTTGCCAATAGTTTGTGTTTAGAATTGTTGTCAGCATCTACTCACTTAGGTTTCGAGTAAAGCAATGCctgagaaaaattatttttcagattAGGAGACAAGAACAAGTAACATTAGCCTTCCCAACAATTATTACACAAATAATAGGACAATATTTgcaccaaaaaaagaaaaagaaaacatccGAAAGAGTCGACACAAAGTTATTGGTTTGAAAGGATTGTCTCTCAGTCATCATCGACATATATGGTTTCTTGCTGAAACAGCCCACCAAACACCTTCCTCACTTCTGTTTTCTCTGCCTCTTTTGcctttggttttggttttggctTCGATGCTTCCTTTTGCTTTGGCAATGGGGAAAACGATATTGGAGCTTGCTTCACATTGGCTTTCTGTGACGGTAGATTTCTAGCCTTGGCTTCTCCCCTCACTGTGGCTATCTGGACTTTAGGCTTCTCCTCATTTGGAGCCTTTTGAACTGCAGTGGCTATTTGGGAACTGAATTTTTCCCAAGATAGTCCTGATCTGAAGTCTTTTGCTTTACTTAGCAGGTCTTCCATTGATGCCCCTGCTACCTGTGCTTTCTCTTGGGCTTCTTCAGCTAGGTTAGCAGCCTTCGCTTCTTGCTCTGAAAGCTTCTTCACTTCCTCTTCTAGCTTCTTCGCTGCTTTGGCCGCCTCACGAGCTTTCTCAGCTGCTAATACTGCCTCTTCTTCAGCTTTAGCCCTTGCGGTGGCTTCTGCATACGCCTTCCTTCTTCCATCCTCAGGAATAGCACTTAAAAGCAAGTAACAGAAACATCAATTACAACATAGTTTTTGCCCACCAATATAACATCTTTTTATAACATCTATTTGAAGtaacaaaattcaattcaagtcCCCAAGCAATTTACCTGAAAAGCTCGTCTACACTCTTCGATGGAGCTGATGGGCTAGTAAAAACTTCCACAACCTGCCTCATTTAGCAACCATTaggacatatatatatatgtaataaaaaatcaacATGAGAAGGAAGAACAGATTCAATGAATGTACCTTGTTTTCTGCCACTGCTGTGTTGGAGAAAACATCTGCCACTAAAGATGCTATCTGGGATTTCGCAACCTGaacaaagttttcaaaaatattgaGACAAACAGAGATTCTGATCgagaaagaatttttttttacaatggaACAGACAAAACTGCatacattacattacattatGTTACATTACTTTGTAGTCGTTTGTACCAATGCTTCCTTCAGCTGACACCACAACATTGTAAGAGCTCTCTTCCGAATAATCATCTGTCAGGGTTGTCTTTAAGAACGTGTAGCTAACGTCAGTTTCGATTATTTTTTGCAAGAACTCGGACAGACTCAGTGGTTGAGATTGAGAGAAGAGGTTGCTAAAGAAGGACGTGATACCATCGAGCACATTGTAAGTAGAACCATTCCCTGGGTTACCATCATACACTATTGCAACATGGCCTACGCCGGCTAGTTGAGCTGCTTGGATCACTTGCACAGCGTCTGATGCAGAGACCGCAGAAGTGGGACCGTTCTCACCAGGGCCGATCGTGACGACTACTTTGCTGGCATTGCCAATTGCTTTGGCTATTGATTCTGCATCCTGGAAGGTGGATTCTACAGCATTGAGACGCTTTGATTCTTCATTGGATATGATCTGTGCTGACAGAAGGTTAGTGTTGATAGATCAAATTTAGGTCTTTACATGATCCTTAAAtctatgaattatatatatcatctcCATAAAGTGACatttgatatataatttaaagCATCCTTGACACCATTTGAAATCTCTAATCATACTAGCAAATTGAGCTTATTGTGGCTAACCTTGTATTGGGCAGCAAGACGGGCCAGCTCCTGGGCAGCAGCAAGCTCAGTCACACCAGCACGAACGGTGAAACCCTGGCGCAATAACGTCTGCGCAATGCGAATGCCGGCCTGGCCGGTTGCGCCAGCCACAAATACAGTGCTTGGGTCTTTTCTTCTAACGTTCCCAAACGATAAACCCGAGGAAGGGTTACTGACGACGGGGACCAAAGTCTTAACATCAGGTAACTTACCAAAATCGAAGCGGAAAGGACTAGAATTGCCTGTATCTTCAGCTTGACCATCTTCAGGGTTGTCTTTAGCTTTCCCGAACTGAAATGGAGAGAAGGGACCGGACCCTTTGGCAAACACTGCGAGCCTTTGGTACTTGAGGTTTACCCTTGAGCGGGGCGTGGTGGTTAAGAGAAAGGAATTGGAGGTGAGAGATGGAGCCATGGATTTGTTCCAACTCAAAGCAAAGGGACGACTCTCTCCTTCAATCCAATTCTATGCTTATCTAAGGTCCATTTAGTTGTTAATACTAGTCAATCTCTGTGGCTAATGGCAATCGAATTGCGTTTTATCCAGATGAGAAAGGTGATAGAAAGGCAGCAAATGGAGTTGAGCCACGTAGTCAGAGTTTTATCTACTAAAGGAGACTCGAACACCAGTCGTTGAGGAAACACATTAGATTTTATATGTTGAACCACCAGAAAATGACAGATCCGACCGTCAACACTTTATATTTGTTTCAGGCTTCATCCATTCACCAAACACAAACTCCCATAGCCATGGTCCACACTCCACAGGAACCAAGCACAAACAGGGTTAAGAAATGTGCTCAACCATGCCATGTTTTTCTCTATTTAACTGTAACCAAATCAATCTTTTGTATTGAAGTTAAAAAGAGAGATAAAAATGTGTCTCCCCCATATATGGACAAAAGTGAGTATCCAATGGACGTGGACGGTGATCAAACTCCTCTTTCCTTTCCATTATATTACTACATCTAATATGCTGTTAGTCCCTGTGTTCTTACAGAATTTGATATCTACTTTTCACACTAAAATCTTAATCCTATCATtaatattgttactattttttgtcaaattttgtttaatttaaaatgattctTTTTGTCAACATTATGCCACTTCATTGCCGAGTTGGTAAATTTTGATGAACAATACTAACTATGTTAATGATTGAATTgagattttcaaataaaaataattaacaacatttaggttttaactttttaagtgCATGGACTAAATCCTAACTTTTGTCAAAGTACATGGACTGAGGATAGATTTGGACCAAAAAAATTGTACTGACTACAGAGGCTGGAGAGAGGCCTTGAGATTACGCCACGTGGCTCACTCCTTATAATCGGATGCAAACCTATTTATATTGTAGTCTTTATTCTCCTTTTCTCGTCCGCTCCTCTGtttctctcactttctctctctTCTCTCAGCTCCGATTCTTCAAACCCTAAGACCCCCCCTTCTCTAATTTCATCTGATCGATCAGTTCTTTAAGCTTCA
This region includes:
- the LOC105791575 gene encoding protein PLASTID TRANSCRIPTIONALLY ACTIVE 16, chloroplastic; this translates as MAPSLTSNSFLLTTTPRSRVNLKYQRLAVFAKGSGPFSPFQFGKAKDNPEDGQAEDTGNSSPFRFDFGKLPDVKTLVPVVSNPSSGLSFGNVRRKDPSTVFVAGATGQAGIRIAQTLLRQGFTVRAGVTELAAAQELARLAAQYKIISNEESKRLNAVESTFQDAESIAKAIGNASKVVVTIGPGENGPTSAVSASDAVQVIQAAQLAGVGHVAIVYDGNPGNGSTYNVLDGITSFFSNLFSQSQPLSLSEFLQKIIETDVSYTFLKTTLTDDYSEESSYNVVVSAEGSIGTNDYKVAKSQIASLVADVFSNTAVAENKVVEVFTSPSAPSKSVDELFSAIPEDGRRKAYAEATARAKAEEEAVLAAEKAREAAKAAKKLEEEVKKLSEQEAKAANLAEEAQEKAQVAGASMEDLLSKAKDFRSGLSWEKFSSQIATAVQKAPNEEKPKVQIATVRGEAKARNLPSQKANVKQAPISFSPLPKQKEASKPKPKPKAKEAEKTEVRKVFGGLFQQETIYVDDD